One Methylophilus sp. TWE2 DNA segment encodes these proteins:
- a CDS encoding family 2A encapsulin nanocompartment shell protein — protein sequence MSEQPTQSALGDVAARTLANATKSVPMLSTISPRWLVHLLNWVPVEAGIYRVNKAKDPNAITVDCSNKDEKELPATFVDYEEWGREYVLNAVNTVVDVHTRVSDLYSSPHNQIKEQLRLTIEVVKERQESELINNKEYGLLNNVAKSQTIKTRNGFPTPDDLDELLTKVWKEPAFFLAHPKAIAAFGRECTRRGVPPPTVSLFGSQFLTWRGIPLIPSDKLPIVNGKSKILLLRVGESKQGVIGLYQPNLPGQQTMGLSVRFMGINHKAIASYLVSLYCSLAVLTEDAIAVLEDVGVDHYYDYK from the coding sequence ATGTCCGAACAACCAACACAGAGCGCCTTGGGCGATGTCGCCGCACGGACGCTTGCCAATGCAACCAAATCGGTGCCTATGCTCAGCACCATCAGCCCACGCTGGCTGGTGCACCTGCTGAATTGGGTCCCCGTTGAAGCTGGCATTTACCGCGTCAACAAAGCCAAAGACCCGAATGCCATCACGGTAGATTGCTCAAACAAAGATGAAAAAGAGCTGCCAGCGACCTTCGTGGATTACGAAGAATGGGGCAGAGAATATGTGCTAAACGCAGTGAACACTGTGGTCGATGTGCATACCCGTGTCTCTGATCTCTATAGCAGCCCGCATAACCAGATCAAAGAGCAGTTGCGCCTGACCATTGAAGTGGTGAAAGAGCGCCAGGAAAGCGAACTGATCAATAACAAAGAGTACGGCCTGCTCAACAATGTCGCCAAGTCACAAACCATCAAAACCCGCAATGGCTTCCCTACCCCGGATGACCTGGATGAACTGCTGACCAAGGTTTGGAAAGAACCCGCCTTCTTTCTGGCGCACCCGAAAGCGATTGCTGCGTTTGGCCGCGAGTGTACCCGCCGTGGCGTACCACCGCCGACCGTGTCCCTGTTTGGCTCACAGTTCCTAACTTGGCGTGGGATTCCATTGATTCCAAGTGACAAGCTGCCTATCGTCAACGGTAAATCCAAAATCCTGTTACTGCGCGTCGGCGAGAGCAAACAAGGCGTGATTGGCCTGTATCAGCCTAACCTGCCAGGCCAGCAAACCATGGGCCTGTCAGTACGTTTTATGGGCATCAACCATAAAGCGATTGCGTCTTACCTGGTCTCGCTGTATTGCTCACTGGCAGTATTGACTGAGGATGCAATTGCCGTACTGGAAGATGTCGGAGTTGACCATTACTATGACTACAAGTAA
- a CDS encoding EAL domain-containing protein, with translation MTQRQPNQEPEHVIQLRAELKQALSLDLEELGLLEASSGEYESTFIGVHLKTAFQPIYDAKQGDIYGYEALIRPSLFGTLGSTPEFAFTYAEQSGKLVQFDRVCRSQHVLNFRAIHQENGLLFLNVHPKLLLEVSAHGKVFEQILHKYSVPTHRVVLEINESLIEQDKHLISAIENYRALGYRIAFDHVGGHQSKLYRLWSAHHDYIKFDVSVIHQAAQQPALAKALKGLVSTVQDLGSTPVILGIETQQQLDIAIAAGSTVLQGNLLAAPVVAKVINDEYQHRSPKVA, from the coding sequence ATGACACAACGTCAACCTAACCAGGAGCCTGAACACGTCATACAGCTACGTGCAGAATTAAAGCAGGCACTGTCGCTGGACCTGGAAGAACTGGGGTTGCTGGAAGCCAGTTCGGGTGAGTATGAGAGCACCTTTATCGGTGTGCATCTTAAAACTGCTTTTCAGCCGATTTATGATGCCAAGCAAGGCGATATTTACGGTTACGAAGCCCTGATACGCCCGTCTTTGTTTGGCACGCTGGGCAGTACGCCTGAGTTTGCATTTACCTATGCCGAGCAGTCCGGCAAGCTGGTGCAGTTTGACCGCGTATGCCGCTCGCAGCATGTGCTTAACTTCAGGGCGATTCATCAGGAAAACGGATTGCTGTTTTTAAACGTGCATCCCAAGTTGTTGCTGGAAGTTAGTGCACACGGCAAGGTGTTTGAGCAAATTTTGCATAAATACTCTGTGCCTACACATCGTGTAGTGCTTGAGATCAATGAGTCCTTGATCGAGCAGGACAAACATCTGATTTCAGCTATCGAGAACTACCGTGCGCTGGGCTACCGGATTGCGTTTGACCATGTGGGTGGGCACCAGAGCAAGCTGTACCGATTGTGGAGTGCACATCATGACTACATCAAGTTTGACGTCTCCGTGATTCACCAGGCAGCACAACAGCCTGCACTCGCCAAAGCCTTGAAAGGATTAGTGTCCACTGTGCAGGATCTGGGCAGTACGCCTGTGATTTTGGGCATCGAAACACAACAGCAATTGGATATTGCGATTGCAGCTGGCTCGACCGTGTTGCAGGGTAACCTGCTGGCAGCGCCGGTGGTGGCCAAAGTGATTAATGACGAGTATCAGCATCGTTCACCCAAGGTTGCGTGA
- a CDS encoding sulfate ABC transporter substrate-binding protein, whose protein sequence is MPFVLRSTLLAMLLSSVSLQAAELLNASYDVTREFYKDFNPAFVQYWKEKTGETVTINQSHGGSTKQARSVVDGLPADVITMNRSADIDILAQKGKLIPANWQTRLPNNSVPSASPTVFLVRKGNPKQVKDWDDLIRPGVTSVIPNPKTSGNGKYSYLAAWGYITQKGGDATKARQFVTELFKHVPVLDTGGRGATTTFAQREIGDVLVTFENEVYLLQKELGEDKYEVVYPSVTVLAENPVALVDKVVDKKGTRKVAQAYLEFHFSTQGQAIAAKHYLRPQVTEVAQPTFKKLNTFTVKQAFGSWNEAENTHFSDGGIFDQIYQK, encoded by the coding sequence ATGCCGTTTGTCTTGCGCAGTACCTTGTTGGCCATGTTATTGAGCAGTGTGTCACTGCAAGCCGCCGAATTGTTGAATGCTTCATATGATGTGACGCGAGAGTTCTATAAAGATTTTAACCCGGCTTTTGTGCAGTACTGGAAAGAGAAAACCGGGGAAACGGTGACCATTAATCAGTCGCATGGTGGCTCGACCAAGCAGGCGCGCTCGGTGGTGGATGGCCTGCCAGCCGATGTGATTACCATGAACCGCAGTGCAGACATTGATATCCTGGCGCAAAAAGGCAAATTGATTCCGGCTAACTGGCAAACCCGCTTGCCAAATAACAGTGTACCAAGTGCATCGCCAACCGTATTTCTGGTGCGTAAAGGTAACCCTAAACAAGTCAAAGACTGGGATGACCTGATCCGTCCAGGTGTGACTTCTGTCATTCCTAATCCCAAGACTTCTGGTAACGGTAAATATAGCTACCTGGCTGCCTGGGGCTATATCACGCAAAAAGGCGGCGATGCCACCAAAGCCCGCCAGTTTGTGACTGAGTTGTTCAAGCATGTCCCAGTGCTGGATACCGGCGGCCGAGGGGCAACCACGACTTTTGCCCAGCGGGAGATTGGCGATGTGCTGGTCACGTTTGAGAATGAAGTCTACTTGCTGCAAAAGGAGTTGGGTGAAGATAAATATGAGGTGGTGTACCCCTCAGTCACCGTGTTGGCTGAGAACCCAGTCGCGCTGGTGGATAAAGTAGTGGATAAAAAAGGCACACGCAAAGTAGCACAGGCTTATTTGGAATTCCACTTTTCAACGCAAGGCCAGGCCATTGCTGCCAAGCATTATTTGCGCCCGCAAGTGACTGAAGTGGCGCAACCCACCTTCAAAAAGCTCAATACATTTACAGTCAAACAAGCGTTTGGCAGCTGGAATGAAGCCGAAAATACGCATTTTAGCGATGGCGGCATTTTCGACCAGATTTATCAGAAATAG
- a CDS encoding family 2A encapsulin nanocompartment cargo protein cysteine desulfurase produces MTTSNSFDLGSFEPEAILASLPGEHPKMAAALGVGRELENTGVLDTATLTQLVNDLYAEGFPATAPFAAADFAQSLTNSPTPQPSVPATDSLTTKLGHAGGNSLGIASPSYVQAQGQPVTQEAQSQQLTYAPGVEGLGSDPLHNHPAHLSILQPEAAYLAPSAFTGLGIDIPYQQELDHWLGSGTTQVPASAAPTQPTSNSSATGSQSFYFLQAKPDVIGSLPASAHPAFDVHAVRRDFPILNERVNGRQLVWFDNAATTQKPQLVIDRISYFYQHENSNIHRAAHALAARATDAYEDARETVRRFINAPSVNNVIFVRGTTEAINLVAKTWGKKHLGVGDEIVVSHLEHHANIVPWQQLCQETGAVLKVIPVDDSGQILLEEYQKLLTARTKLVSFTQVSNALGTVTPAQEMIAMAHRAGAKVLLDGAQSVSHMRTDVQTLDADFFVFSGHKIFGPTGIGALYGKADVLQDMPAWQGGGNMIQDVTFEKTIYHAAPAKFEAGTGNIADAVGLGAALKYVEHLGIENIAAYEHALLEYATAAMCQIPHLRLIGTAKHKASVLSFALKGYQSEEVGAALNEEGIAVRSGHHCAQPILRRFGVETTVRPSLAFYNTYEEIDRMIAVLQRLASYNA; encoded by the coding sequence ATGACTACAAGTAATTCATTCGATTTAGGCAGCTTTGAGCCTGAGGCCATCTTGGCCTCATTGCCCGGCGAGCACCCCAAAATGGCGGCTGCACTGGGTGTGGGGCGCGAGCTGGAAAATACAGGCGTGCTGGATACCGCCACCCTGACGCAACTGGTCAACGATCTTTACGCCGAGGGTTTTCCGGCCACCGCACCTTTTGCGGCGGCAGACTTTGCGCAATCACTGACTAATAGCCCCACGCCACAACCATCTGTGCCCGCCACAGACTCATTAACGACGAAACTGGGTCATGCGGGCGGCAACTCCCTGGGGATAGCTTCACCAAGCTATGTGCAAGCGCAAGGTCAACCTGTGACCCAAGAAGCACAGTCGCAGCAGCTCACCTATGCGCCAGGCGTAGAAGGCCTGGGTAGCGATCCGCTGCATAACCATCCGGCACACCTGAGTATATTGCAACCGGAGGCAGCTTACTTGGCACCGTCAGCTTTTACCGGGTTGGGGATAGACATCCCATACCAGCAGGAACTGGATCACTGGCTTGGGTCGGGCACCACCCAGGTACCAGCGTCTGCAGCACCCACGCAACCAACCAGCAACTCGTCTGCTACCGGCTCGCAATCATTTTACTTTTTGCAGGCGAAACCAGACGTTATCGGCAGCTTGCCCGCCTCTGCGCATCCTGCGTTTGACGTGCACGCCGTGCGTCGAGACTTTCCGATTTTGAATGAGCGTGTGAATGGCCGTCAGCTGGTGTGGTTTGATAACGCAGCGACCACGCAAAAACCACAGTTAGTGATAGACCGTATCAGTTATTTCTACCAACACGAAAACTCCAATATACACCGTGCTGCACATGCGTTAGCTGCTCGTGCCACCGATGCTTATGAAGATGCACGCGAAACCGTGCGCCGCTTTATCAATGCGCCGTCAGTAAACAATGTGATTTTTGTACGCGGGACCACGGAAGCGATTAACCTGGTCGCTAAAACCTGGGGCAAAAAACATCTGGGGGTAGGAGACGAAATTGTGGTGTCTCATCTGGAACATCACGCCAATATCGTCCCTTGGCAGCAGTTGTGCCAGGAAACAGGCGCCGTGCTGAAAGTCATTCCGGTGGATGACAGTGGTCAGATTTTGCTGGAGGAATACCAGAAACTACTGACCGCGAGAACCAAACTGGTGTCGTTTACGCAAGTCTCGAATGCCTTGGGCACGGTCACGCCTGCACAGGAAATGATTGCCATGGCACACCGTGCCGGGGCAAAGGTATTGCTGGATGGCGCGCAATCGGTGTCACACATGCGCACAGATGTGCAAACGCTGGATGCGGATTTCTTTGTCTTCTCGGGGCACAAGATCTTCGGCCCTACCGGTATTGGTGCACTCTATGGCAAGGCAGATGTGTTGCAGGACATGCCTGCCTGGCAAGGCGGCGGCAATATGATCCAGGATGTGACGTTTGAGAAAACGATCTACCACGCTGCGCCAGCCAAGTTTGAAGCAGGTACGGGTAACATTGCCGATGCCGTCGGGTTGGGCGCAGCATTGAAGTATGTGGAGCATTTAGGCATTGAGAACATCGCGGCTTACGAGCATGCCTTGCTGGAATATGCTACGGCAGCCATGTGCCAGATTCCTCACCTGCGTTTGATAGGCACCGCCAAACACAAAGCCAGCGTTTTATCCTTTGCATTAAAAGGCTATCAAAGTGAAGAGGTTGGCGCCGCGCTCAATGAAGAAGGCATTGCAGTGCGCTCAGGGCATCATTGTGCGCAACCTATCCTGCGCCGTTTTGGGGTAGAAACCACAGTGCGGCCTTCATTGGCGTTTTACAACACTTATGAAGAAATTGACCGCATGATTGCGGTATTGCAGCGCCTAGCGTCTTACAACGCTTAA
- a CDS encoding sulfate/molybdate ABC transporter ATP-binding protein — translation MSITIQQINKGFGQFSALRDINLQVPSGELVALLGPSGCGKTTLLRIIAGLETPDSGQILFDGVDTTHADVRERQVGFVFQHYALFRHMTVFENVAFGLRVRPKETRPSNAEIKKRVHDLLKLVQLDWLADRYPPQLSGGQRQRIALARALAVEPKVLLLDEPFGALDAKVRKDLRRWLRRLHDELHVTSVFVTHDQEEALEVADTIVVMNHGQVEQVGSPQAVYDNPATPFVYEFLGNVNAFETPQGKGFVRPYEIAVSREADAQSIAGSLTYVHSVGSLVRLEIKRSDNEQYVDVELGREQFNQLSFKQGETVYLKPTQLRVF, via the coding sequence ATGAGCATTACCATACAACAAATCAATAAGGGCTTTGGCCAGTTTAGTGCCTTGCGTGATATCAATTTGCAAGTGCCGTCTGGTGAGCTAGTCGCGTTATTGGGCCCTTCCGGTTGCGGTAAAACTACCTTGTTGCGCATTATCGCCGGGCTTGAGACCCCAGACAGTGGACAGATACTGTTTGATGGCGTAGACACTACCCATGCTGATGTGCGCGAGCGCCAGGTCGGCTTTGTGTTCCAGCATTACGCCTTGTTCCGTCATATGACCGTATTCGAAAACGTCGCATTTGGCCTGCGTGTACGCCCCAAAGAAACGCGCCCATCCAATGCCGAGATCAAGAAACGCGTGCATGATTTGCTCAAGCTGGTACAGCTTGATTGGCTGGCTGACCGCTACCCACCACAACTTTCAGGTGGTCAGCGCCAGCGCATCGCCCTGGCGCGTGCCTTGGCCGTAGAACCAAAAGTGCTGTTGCTGGATGAGCCATTTGGCGCGCTCGACGCCAAAGTGCGTAAAGATCTGCGTCGCTGGCTGCGCCGTTTGCATGATGAATTGCATGTGACCAGTGTATTTGTGACGCATGACCAGGAAGAAGCGCTCGAAGTCGCTGATACCATCGTCGTCATGAACCATGGCCAGGTAGAGCAGGTGGGGTCGCCGCAAGCCGTATATGACAACCCAGCCACACCGTTTGTATATGAGTTTTTAGGCAACGTAAACGCCTTTGAAACCCCACAAGGCAAAGGCTTTGTGCGCCCCTATGAGATTGCCGTGAGCCGAGAAGCCGACGCACAAAGTATTGCCGGATCGCTCACCTATGTGCATTCTGTGGGCTCACTGGTGCGATTGGAAATCAAGCGTTCAGACAACGAGCAATATGTGGATGTGGAACTGGGCCGGGAGCAGTTTAACCAGTTGAGTTTTAAGCAGGGCGAGACGGTTTACTTGAAGCCGACACAGTTGCGGGTGTTTTAA
- the cysW gene encoding sulfate ABC transporter permease subunit CysW, whose translation MHTTQFQQYQGKVASKRATSEPAWVRWSLIGLTLAFLGLFLLVPLAAVFAEALRKGWGIYLAAITEADALSAMKLTLIASLISVPLNLVFGVAAAWAITKFDFKGKSFLITLIDLPFAVSPVIAGLIFVLIFGLQGWFGEWLIDHDLKVIFAIPGIVLATIFVTFPFVARELIPLMQAQGKEEEEAALVLGASGWKMLWHVTLPNVKWGLIYGVILTNARAMGEFGAVSVVSGHIRGLTNTMPLHVEILYNEYNYAAAFAVASLLTLLALVTLVLKTYVEWQASRDAAAIEKEVTA comes from the coding sequence ATGCATACCACACAATTTCAACAATACCAGGGCAAGGTCGCTTCCAAGCGTGCCACGTCTGAGCCAGCATGGGTACGCTGGAGCCTGATTGGGCTGACTCTTGCATTCCTCGGGCTGTTTTTGCTGGTGCCACTAGCCGCCGTATTTGCCGAAGCCTTGCGCAAAGGCTGGGGCATTTACTTGGCTGCGATTACTGAAGCAGATGCTTTATCCGCCATGAAGCTGACCCTGATTGCCTCGCTGATTTCGGTGCCACTGAATTTGGTGTTTGGCGTGGCCGCAGCCTGGGCAATTACCAAATTTGACTTTAAAGGTAAAAGTTTCCTGATCACCTTGATTGACCTGCCGTTTGCCGTCTCACCTGTGATTGCCGGTTTGATCTTTGTGCTTATTTTTGGCCTGCAAGGCTGGTTTGGTGAATGGCTCATTGACCATGACCTGAAAGTGATATTTGCAATACCCGGCATTGTGTTGGCGACCATTTTTGTGACATTCCCGTTTGTCGCCCGCGAATTGATCCCGCTGATGCAGGCGCAAGGCAAGGAAGAAGAAGAGGCTGCATTGGTCTTAGGCGCATCGGGCTGGAAAATGCTATGGCATGTGACGTTGCCTAACGTGAAATGGGGCCTGATTTACGGCGTGATCCTGACCAATGCGCGCGCCATGGGCGAGTTTGGTGCGGTGTCTGTGGTCTCAGGCCATATCCGCGGGCTCACCAACACCATGCCTTTGCATGTTGAGATTTTGTATAACGAATATAACTACGCGGCGGCTTTTGCTGTGGCTTCACTGCTCACGCTGTTGGCGCTGGTAACCTTAGTTTTGAAAACCTATGTCGAATGGCAGGCATCTCGCGATGCAGCCGCTATTGAAAAGGAAGTGACGGCTTAA
- the cysT gene encoding sulfate ABC transporter permease subunit CysT: protein MASHKKKHLLPGFGLSLGYTLVYLSLIVLIPLAAVFLRTTELSLHEFWAVVTTPRVVATYKLTFGASLLAALINLVFGLLTAWVLVRYQFFGKKVLDALVDLPFALPTAVAGIALTAIYAPNGWLGQWLEPHGIKVAFTPLGVVVALTFIGLPFVVRTVQPVLEDFSAEAEEAAASLGANRWQTFYKIILPAIWPALLTGFSLAFARAVGEYGSVIFIAGNMPMISEITPLMIITKLEQYDYAGATAIAVVMLVISFVLLLLINLLQWWSNHRHGNK from the coding sequence ATGGCATCACATAAAAAGAAACATTTACTCCCCGGCTTTGGCTTGTCGCTCGGCTACACGCTGGTCTATCTGAGCCTTATCGTCCTTATCCCTTTAGCGGCTGTTTTTCTACGCACCACCGAGCTCAGTCTGCATGAGTTTTGGGCAGTTGTGACTACACCGCGTGTCGTCGCGACGTATAAATTGACCTTTGGCGCTTCACTACTTGCGGCGTTGATTAACCTGGTGTTTGGCCTGCTCACGGCCTGGGTACTGGTGCGCTACCAGTTTTTCGGCAAAAAAGTGCTGGATGCCCTGGTTGATTTGCCGTTTGCCTTGCCGACCGCGGTGGCTGGTATTGCGTTGACAGCGATTTATGCCCCCAATGGCTGGTTAGGTCAATGGCTGGAACCACACGGTATTAAGGTCGCCTTTACCCCGCTGGGCGTGGTGGTTGCACTCACCTTTATTGGCTTGCCGTTTGTGGTGCGTACCGTGCAGCCGGTATTAGAGGATTTTAGTGCCGAAGCTGAAGAAGCTGCCGCTAGCTTGGGGGCGAATCGCTGGCAAACGTTTTACAAGATTATTCTGCCAGCCATCTGGCCAGCCTTGCTCACCGGTTTTTCACTGGCATTTGCCCGCGCGGTAGGCGAGTATGGTTCGGTGATTTTTATTGCGGGCAATATGCCTATGATCTCCGAGATCACGCCGCTGATGATTATTACCAAGCTGGAGCAGTACGATTACGCTGGGGCAACGGCGATTGCAGTGGTGATGCTGGTGATTTCGTTTGTGTTGCTGTTATTGATTAATCTATTGCAGTGGTGGAGTAATCACCGCCATGGCAATAAATAA
- a CDS encoding TAXI family TRAP transporter solute-binding subunit, translated as MKFDPRNNKFTAIFTREMLEATLPSVLLICLALFFAYKFIDPAPPRKIVIATGNADLNYNAFAAIYGVYLKKEGITLETRKTSGDIENLRLLKNPDSDVDIAFIQDGVAHTEGAGTLLSLGSLYYQPVWIFCRCKKEVTHLSALKGKRIAIGYVGDGTHALVSTLLSESGIDTANASLKAIGGDEAAEALRQGKVDAALFVDVANASLVRELLGEPQLKLLSLDTAEAFSRKFAFMHHLVLPEGAMDLARNLPPHDVHLVAPTATLVVKESMHPALVYLMMKVISQVHGGPSMFNSKGEFPSAKDTDFPLSTQALNFYKSGLPIIDKYLPFWAATFVNRTLIVILPLLALLIPLTKIIPMVYVWLVKRKLFRYYGELRFLDTQLQDIQSAEDVQQCLEKLNEIETKVVNVKLPVPFSQYAYELRAHIELVRSKLNHHKLRSVDS; from the coding sequence ATGAAATTTGATCCGCGCAATAACAAGTTCACCGCGATATTCACCAGGGAAATGCTGGAGGCGACGCTTCCGTCAGTCCTGCTGATCTGCCTGGCCCTGTTTTTTGCCTATAAATTCATAGACCCTGCCCCACCCCGTAAAATTGTGATTGCCACCGGCAATGCAGACCTCAACTACAACGCTTTTGCTGCCATCTACGGGGTTTACCTGAAAAAAGAAGGCATTACCCTGGAGACGCGCAAAACTTCCGGCGACATTGAAAACTTGCGCCTGCTGAAAAATCCGGATTCGGATGTGGACATCGCCTTTATCCAGGATGGCGTTGCGCATACTGAAGGTGCAGGCACGCTGTTATCTCTGGGGAGTTTGTATTACCAGCCAGTCTGGATATTCTGCCGTTGCAAAAAAGAGGTCACGCATTTGTCTGCACTAAAAGGTAAACGCATTGCGATTGGCTATGTGGGTGACGGTACCCATGCCCTAGTCAGTACCTTGTTATCGGAAAGCGGCATTGATACTGCAAACGCAAGCCTCAAGGCGATTGGTGGAGATGAGGCCGCGGAGGCATTGCGTCAGGGGAAAGTGGATGCAGCCTTGTTTGTGGATGTGGCCAATGCAAGCCTGGTTCGTGAGCTCCTGGGGGAACCACAACTGAAACTGCTGAGTCTGGATACTGCCGAGGCTTTTTCACGCAAGTTTGCGTTCATGCATCATCTGGTTCTACCCGAAGGGGCGATGGACCTGGCGCGTAACCTGCCACCCCATGATGTGCACCTGGTGGCGCCTACTGCTACGCTGGTCGTCAAGGAGAGCATGCATCCGGCACTGGTCTACCTGATGATGAAGGTGATCTCACAGGTGCATGGCGGTCCGAGCATGTTTAACAGCAAAGGTGAGTTTCCTTCGGCCAAGGATACTGACTTCCCGCTCAGCACCCAGGCACTCAACTTTTACAAATCGGGCCTGCCGATTATTGATAAATACCTGCCATTCTGGGCAGCGACATTTGTTAACCGCACGCTGATTGTGATTCTGCCTTTGCTGGCATTGCTGATCCCGCTGACCAAGATTATCCCGATGGTGTATGTATGGCTAGTCAAGCGCAAATTGTTCCGTTATTACGGCGAGTTGCGTTTTCTGGATACGCAGTTACAAGACATTCAAAGCGCTGAAGATGTGCAGCAATGCCTGGAAAAACTCAATGAGATTGAAACCAAAGTGGTGAATGTGAAATTACCGGTACCTTTCTCACAATATGCTTACGAACTGCGTGCACATATCGAGTTGGTCAGGTCCAAACTGAATCACCACAAATTGCGGTCTGTAGACAGCTGA
- the epsC gene encoding serine O-acetyltransferase EpsC produces MEEIAIEHIVQQLASIRERALQQRQRLSQPPKLPARKALGKCVEWLAASLFPNRLGDSDIQPHAINFYVGTTLDKALRELQQQIRLELAFKAPGTAASQFNAQSHALTQTCAEQLPVIRQQLDTDLEAAYQGDPAADSVDEILVSYPGILTLIHYRIAHVLHGLGLTIIARLITEIAHSQTGIDIHPGAKIGDYFFIDHGTGVVIGETAIIGNHVRLYQAVTLGAKNFPKDANGHLVKKFERHPILEDHVVVYAGATILGRITIGKHSIIGGNVWVTRSVPANSHITQAHSDAKPIPAAA; encoded by the coding sequence ATGGAAGAGATCGCGATTGAACACATCGTGCAACAACTGGCCAGCATACGTGAACGCGCATTGCAGCAGCGACAACGCTTGTCTCAACCACCCAAGCTGCCCGCGCGCAAGGCCCTGGGAAAATGCGTAGAGTGGTTAGCTGCCTCGCTATTTCCTAACCGTCTGGGCGACTCTGACATTCAGCCACATGCCATTAATTTTTATGTAGGGACAACGCTGGATAAAGCTCTGCGTGAATTGCAACAACAAATCCGTCTTGAGCTTGCGTTTAAAGCGCCGGGGACCGCCGCCAGCCAGTTCAATGCACAATCACATGCCCTCACGCAAACCTGTGCCGAGCAATTGCCTGTGATTCGCCAGCAGCTGGATACCGACCTTGAAGCCGCTTATCAAGGCGACCCGGCCGCTGACAGCGTAGATGAGATACTGGTCAGCTACCCCGGCATCCTGACCCTGATTCACTACCGTATTGCGCATGTGCTTCACGGCCTGGGTTTGACCATTATTGCGCGCCTGATTACCGAAATTGCCCATTCACAAACGGGGATTGATATTCACCCCGGTGCAAAGATCGGCGACTACTTCTTTATCGACCACGGCACGGGTGTAGTCATCGGCGAAACAGCCATTATCGGCAACCATGTGCGGCTCTATCAGGCAGTGACGTTGGGGGCCAAGAATTTCCCTAAAGACGCCAATGGTCACCTGGTCAAAAAGTTTGAACGCCACCCGATTTTAGAAGACCACGTTGTCGTCTATGCCGGAGCGACGATCTTGGGCCGTATCACCATCGGCAAGCATTCCATTATTGGCGGCAATGTCTGGGTGACACGTAGTGTGCCTGCCAATAGCCATATCACCCAAGCGCATTCGGATGCCAAACCGATCCCGGCTGCCGCTTGA